The Bacillota bacterium DNA window CCTCTATTGTGGGTGGAGTTGGATCAAAAGAAACCTGGGGCAACGTAGTGTCAAAAGGCTCAGGAACGCGGGGGGTCATGAGATAATCGTTTAAATCTCCCAATTTACCTATCACATCATCCAGCTTTCCCCTGACAGCGTTAAAATGGCCGTTGACGTCCGAAGAGATGCTGCTTAACTGGCTTTTGACTTCATTGAGTGCGCTTACTACGTCCGAATTATCTACAATAACGGTCGTCCCCGTGCCGCCGCTGGGCACACTGCCGCCCGTGCTTCCCCCGCCTCCGGCCAGTTCGGGGTCGGGAAAGATGGTGGTGATGTTGTTGGTGTTAGTGGCGCTGTGCCACCAGGCGTACCGGTCTCCTTCGGTGCTTCCCGTTCTGAGCACCAGCTTTGCAGCGTATGCTCCCGAAGGTGGGGTGACCGAAACCGCCCGCTGGCTCGTGCTGCTGGTGTCAAGCGTTGTAGTCGGCATTGCATTGCCGTACTTGTCCCACCACCGGATCTCCACTATGTCTCCGGATTGCACCTCCCAAGAAACGGTTATTTCAGTAAAGAGTGTGCCGTCATTTGCTTGAGAGTTTGCAAGCAGGTAACTGCTCGCAACTAAAACAGTGTTAGGCATGGAAGTGTAGATATAGAAAGGCTCTGGAGCATTGACAACAGTTGCCCAGGCCGGTCCAGGTGCAAGAACCATCATCAGGCACAACAACATGAGCAAGACATTTTTGCTCAAGGCCGCCCGCGCTTCTTTAGCTTCCTTTGCTTTTTTAACCCTACGCAACGTTCTAAGCATGGCTTTCTTCGACTTTTTACTCATCAGAAGATCAAGAACTTCGCGGGGGTTCAGATCTTCCAGTCTCTTCACTCCCTGCTTCCCCTCCTGTTTTTTCTGAAATCTATCTCAGCAAGAGCCTCAACCTTCGCCCTATCGAATACTGCCCCAACCGCGCGATCGCAAATGCACCCCCAATCGCAAAAACCGCCACTATCCCAGGCAACGCATCAGGAAAGTAGCTGTACCCGGCGGCGGTCAGCTTCCCCAGATCAAGACGTTCAGAAACAGAAAGAGTTTTCGCCTGCAAGGTTGCCTGGGCAGAAACATTTCCGTCGGGGAAAACGGCAGCTACTCCGATTTCGTACTGCGTATCTGCCTGTAGATCGCTTAAATGGTACGTGCTCTCGAAAGATTCTCCGGCTGCCTGACCATTAAGAAATATTCTGTATTTCTCAGCACCAGAGACAGGGTTCCAGGTGATCCAAATAGCATCCGCCGACCTGTTTCCCAGTGCAAGTCCAGACGGCGCGGGGATTGCCTGAACGGTAAAAGAAACGGCCTCAGAAAGCGGGCCCTCCCGGTTTTCGTTTACACCGGCAATTGAGACAGTATGGCTGCCTGGCTGCAAATTCGTAAGATTCGCGGCCTGCCGGCCATCCTGAGGAGTCACATCAGCAACGGCTTTCCCGTCAACGTAGATCCTGTATGATTGGATATGCTGCCAAGACGGAAGCGGCTGCCACGTAACCAGCGCGCTTGAATCTGTCACCTCGGATATCTCCGGTTTCTGAGGAGCTGTCGGAGCCGGAG harbors:
- a CDS encoding fibronectin type III domain-containing protein, coding for MKRFGRARACPIYVCLLLCLLSFFSFVTCAFAQEPAPLTPPSSPSEVYVSGIEENRTTVSWSPVPSATQYTVWVDGQRWTGSTGPAAELRALQPYTDYSVYVTAANDAGESGPSVAVNFKTLPPAPTAPQKPEISEVTDSSALVTWQPLPSWQHIQSYRIYVDGKAVADVTPQDGRQAANLTNLQPGSHTVSIAGVNENREGPLSEAVSFTVQAIPAPSGLALGNRSADAIWITWNPVSGAEKYRIFLNGQAAGESFESTYHLSDLQADTQYEIGVAAVFPDGNVSAQATLQAKTLSVSERLDLGKLTAAGYSYFPDALPGIVAVFAIGGAFAIARLGQYSIGRRLRLLLR